DNA from Sulfitobacter albidus:
GCGATGGTCGCGAGGTGCTTTCCTGCGCCGGCATCGACCCCAACGAGCGTGTTGTGGGTGGCCTGATGGAATTCGTGGGCAAAGGGGTGCGGACGTCCGTCGCCCTCAGCCGCGAAGAATCCGAGCGTCGCAATGCCGCACAGCAGGCCGAAGCCGCCTAACAGCGCCTCAGCCTTTGATAAAAACGCCCCTCGCCCCGTGCGTGGGGCGTTTTTTCATGCCTACATCCCAAAGACAAACAGCCAGACCCACGCCACGTATAGCTGCGCGGCCAGCAATGCGCCGACCGCAATCGCAATCGCCCAGCCGGGTCGCGTGAGCCAGATCCACACCGCCGCGAGCGCGGCAAGCGCCGCCTCGATGGGGGCGATCCACCCGGCCCCGTGGGCGCGATCCCAATAGCTTAGCGGGCTTTCAAACACCCAATCGCTGACGGGCCAGAAATGCGGACGCCCGTCGTCGTGGTGCAGCGGGAAATCCAGTGCCAGATGCAGCAACCCGGCGGCGGCAAAGGCCAGCCCCCAATCGCTGCGCCGCCACAGCGCCAGCGCCAGCAGCGCGCCCCAGACGAATACCGAGTTGTCGACGGCAAAAATCGCCTGCCACGTGTCAGAGAAATAGAGCTCGTCAAACACCACGCGCGGCGGGATGCCGAACAAGAATAACGCGCCCCCCGCCAGCAGATACAGCGACAGATCCGGCGCCAGCCCCCCGGCCATCGCGGCCCAGAACGTCCGCCGCTGTCCACGCTTGCCGAAGGCCGCAGCCCCGAGCAGCAAATGAGCGGGTGTATTCATGCGCGCACCTCTTTTCCTTTGGGCCACGATGGGTCAAATTCGCCCCCGGTCCCGGAGGCACAGCAGATGACAAAAGCGATCATGATACAAGGCACCGGCAGCAATGTCGGCAAATCCATGATCGTGGCGGGCATCCTGCGGGCCCTGCGCGCGCGCGGGATGCGCGTGCGCCCGTTCAAGCCGCAGAACATGTCCAACAACGCCGCCGTCACCTCCGACGGGGGCGAAATCGGACGTGCGCAAGCGCTTCAGGCCCGCGCCTGCGGGGTGGCGCCGCACACCGATATGAACCCCATCCTTTTGAAACCGCAAAGCAATACGGGCGCGCAGGTCATCGTGCAGGGCCAGATCGCGGGCCACCAGGAAGCCCGCGCCTTTGGCCGCTCAAAAGAAGCGCTCATGCCCGCCGTGCTGCAAAGCTTTCACCGGCTGGCGCAGGACTGCGACATGATCGTCGTCGAAGGCGCCGGCTCCCCGGCAGAGACGAACCTGCGCGCGGGCGACATCGCCAACATGGGCTTTGCCCGTGCGGCGGGCGTGCCCGTGGTGCTGATGGGCTGCATCGACCGGGGCGGCGTCATCGCGCAGATCGTGGGCACGCAGGCCGTGCTGTCCGAGGCCGACAACGCGCTGATCCGCGGCTTTGCCGTCAATAAATTCCGCGGTGATCGCAGCCTGTTTGACGCAGGTCGCGACGATATCGTGGCGCGTACCGGCTGGCCTTCCTTTGGGGTGCTGCCGTGGTTTGCCGACGCCGCGCGCCTGCCCGCAGAGGATGTGATGGACCTGCCCGCGCGGGCGCGCTCGGGCGGGGCGGGCGTTGTCATCGCCGTGCCGCAACTGCCGCGTATCGCCAATTTCGACGATCTCGACCCGCTCGCGGCAGAGCCGGGCGTGGATCTGCGCATCGTGCCCCCCGGCACCCCCCTGCCCGCCGACGCGGATGTGGTGCTGCTGACGGGCAGCAAATCCACCATCTCCGATCTCGCGGCGCTACGGGCGCAGGGGTGGGATATCGACATCGCCGCCCACATCCGGCGCGGCGGTCATGTGGTCGGCCTGTGCGGGGGCTATCAGATGCTGGGCCAAACCATCGCCGACCCGGACGGGATCGAGGGGCCTGCTGGCACCGTCGACGGCCTGGGCCACCTGGACGTGCACACGGTGCTGGAGCCAAAAAAGAACCTGTCGCTGCGCCACGGCACGCACCCCGCGTCAGGCGCCGATGTGTCCGGGTATGAGATTCACCTCGGCGCCACCACCGGCCCCGATTGTGCGCGCCCTTGGCTCCGCTTTGACGGGACGCCCGATGGCGCGGCCAGCGCGGACGGGCGCGTGTTGGGCTGCTATCTGCACGGGGTGTTCGCGTCCGACAGCTTTCGCGCGGCCTATCTCGCGGGGCTGGGGGGTACGGCGCAGGCGGCGTTCGAGGCGCAGGTCGATGCCACGCTCGACGCGCTCGGCGCGCATATCGAGGCCTATTTCGACCTCGATGCGCTGATTGCCGCCGCCGGTGAGGTTGGCGGGTAAGCTATTCCATTTCCTGCGCGGTCAGCGCGCGGTGGATCTCGCGGCGCACGAGCTTGCGCACGTTGCGCGTGATGCGCTCCCCCAGAACACCCTGCAATTCGCTGCGCACAATCTCACTGACCAGCGCGCGCAGCGCCGCCTCGTCGAGCAGTTGATCCTCGCCTGCGTCCGCGTCCACATCCGCATCGGGGTCGTGCGTTGCCTCGGCCTGCGGCTCCTCGATCGGGGCGCCGCGCCCGTCGAGTTCGACGTCGTCCTCCCACGCCATGGCGGCCACATCAACGGGGCTCAGATCCGCGGCCTGATCGCTGCCGTCGGGTTCGAAATCCTGCTGGATCGCCTTGATCGCGGTGCCCAGCGCGGCGATTTTCGAGGTCAGGCGCGGCCCGTCCGCCGCCGCTGGCTCGGATGTCGGCGCGGCATCGCTGTCGCCATGTTGCATCTGCACGGCAACCGCCTCCGCCGATGCATCCGCAAAAGGCGCATCCTCTTCGACCGGCCCATCGTCAAACGCCGCGTCGCTCAGCGTTTCATCGTCAAAGGTGTCGTCCTCAAACGCCTCCTCGGCGGGCTCATCCTGTGCTTCATCATCGGTGAAGCCATCCTCGTCGGACGCCACGGTGTCCGACGTTTCGCGTGCGGGCGCACCGCCCTCCTCGTCAAAGAACGCGGCGGCAAAATCGGCGGGGTCAGTGTGGGTGACGTCGGTGTGTGCCGACGTTCGGTCGGCCCCCGCGTCATCCTCAACAACATCCTCAACCACATCCTCATCCGGTTGCGCGAGCGGCGCCTGCGGCTCATGCTCCGTGCTTTCACCGGGCAATTCGGTATGCAGCGCCACATCCCCCAATCGCAGCGGGGCGGGCGCATCGTCGGTGGGCGCCATCGGCGCGGGATCTTCCGCCACCCGCAGCGCGGGCGTCAGCACAAACCGGCTCTCTTCTTCCGCGGCCTCAGGCTGCGGCGTCTGCGGCGCGGGGGC
Protein-coding regions in this window:
- a CDS encoding DUF6280 family protein: MTDFVDGTAFNNEQGNRARKLFAAVVLAALDDAIADDKKYGNGPEQIARWARSRDGREVLSCAGIDPNERVVGGLMEFVGKGVRTSVALSREESERRNAAQQAEAA
- a CDS encoding cobalamin biosynthesis protein CobQ produces the protein MNTPAHLLLGAAAFGKRGQRRTFWAAMAGGLAPDLSLYLLAGGALFLFGIPPRVVFDELYFSDTWQAIFAVDNSVFVWGALLALALWRRSDWGLAFAAAGLLHLALDFPLHHDDGRPHFWPVSDWVFESPLSYWDRAHGAGWIAPIEAALAALAAVWIWLTRPGWAIAIAVGALLAAQLYVAWVWLFVFGM
- a CDS encoding cobyric acid synthase, with protein sequence MTKAIMIQGTGSNVGKSMIVAGILRALRARGMRVRPFKPQNMSNNAAVTSDGGEIGRAQALQARACGVAPHTDMNPILLKPQSNTGAQVIVQGQIAGHQEARAFGRSKEALMPAVLQSFHRLAQDCDMIVVEGAGSPAETNLRAGDIANMGFARAAGVPVVLMGCIDRGGVIAQIVGTQAVLSEADNALIRGFAVNKFRGDRSLFDAGRDDIVARTGWPSFGVLPWFADAARLPAEDVMDLPARARSGGAGVVIAVPQLPRIANFDDLDPLAAEPGVDLRIVPPGTPLPADADVVLLTGSKSTISDLAALRAQGWDIDIAAHIRRGGHVVGLCGGYQMLGQTIADPDGIEGPAGTVDGLGHLDVHTVLEPKKNLSLRHGTHPASGADVSGYEIHLGATTGPDCARPWLRFDGTPDGAASADGRVLGCYLHGVFASDSFRAAYLAGLGGTAQAAFEAQVDATLDALGAHIEAYFDLDALIAAAGEVGG